The following are encoded together in the Chlorocebus sabaeus isolate Y175 chromosome 20, mChlSab1.0.hap1, whole genome shotgun sequence genome:
- the FCRL1 gene encoding Fc receptor-like protein 1 isoform X2: MLPRLLLLLLICAPLCEPAELLLIVSPSHPTEGSPVTLTCKMPFLQSSDAQFQFCFFRDAQALGPGWSSSPKLQIANMWKEDSGSYWCEAQTMASKVLRSWRSQINVHRVPVADVSLETQPPGGQVMEGDRLVLICSVAMGTGDITFLWYKGAIGLNLQTKTQRSLTAEYEIPTARESDAEQYYCVAENGYGPRPSGLVSITVRIPVSRPILMLRAPRAQAVVGDVLKLHCEALRGSHPILYWFYHEDVILGSSSAPSGGGASFNLSLTAEHSGNYSCEANNGLGAQRSEEVTLNFTVPTGARSNHLTSGVIEGLLGTLGPATVALLFCYGLKRKIGRRSTRDPLRSLPSPVPQEFPYLNSPTPGQLQPTYENVNVVSGHDVYSLVYYNQPEQESAAETLGTHTEDQVSLDIYSRLRKANITDVDYEDAM, encoded by the exons AGCTGTTGTTGATAGTCAGCCCCTCCCATCCCACAGAGGGGAGCCCAGTGACCCTGACGTGTAAGATGCCCTTTCTACAGAGTTCAGATGCCCAGTTCCAGTTCTGCTTCTTCAGAGATGCCCAGGCCTTGGGCCCGGGCTGGAGCAGCTCCCCCAAGCTCCAGATCGCCAACATGTGGAAAGAAGACTCAGGGTCCTACTGGTGCGAGGCACAGACAATGGCATCCAAAGTCTTGAGGAGCTGGAGATCCCAGATAAATGTGCACA GGGTCCCTGTTGCTGATGTGAGCTTGGAGACTCAGCCCCCAGGAGGACAGGTGATGGAGGGAGACAGACTGGTCCTCATCTGCTCAGTTGCTATGGGGACAGGAGACATCACCTTCCTTTGGTACAAAGGGGCTATAGGTTTAAACCTTCAGACAAAGACCCAGCGTTCACTGACAGCAGAGTATGAGATTCCTACAGCAAGGGAGAGTGATGCTGAGCAATACTACTGTGTAGCTGAAAATGGCTATGGTCCCAGACCCAGTGGGCTGGTGAGCATCACTGTCAGAA TCCCAGTGTCTCGTCCCATCCTCATGCTCAGGGCTCCCAGGGCCCAGGCTGTGGTGGGGGATGTGCTGAAGCTTCACTGTGAGGCCCTGAGAGGCTCTCATCCGATCCTGTACTGGTTTTATCATGAGGATGTCATCTTGGGGAGCAGCTCAGCCCCCTCTGGAGGAGGAGCCTCTTTCAACCTTTCCCTGACTGCAGAACATTCTGGAAACTACTCCTGTGAGGCCAACAATGGCCTAGGGGCCCAGCGCAGTGAGGAGGTGACACTCAACTTCACAG TGCCTACTGGGGCCAGAAGCAATCATCTTACCTCAGGAGTCATTGAGGGGCTCCTCGGCACCCTTGGTCCTGCCACTGTGGCCTTATTATTTTGCTACggcctcaaaagaaaaatag gaAGACGTTCAACCAGGGATCCACTCAG GAGCCTTCCCAGCCCTGTACCCCAAGAGTTCCCCTACCTCAACTCACCTACCCCAGGACAGCTACAGCCTACATATGAAAATG TGAATGTTGTAAGTGGGCACGATGTTTATTCGTTGGTGTACTATAACCAGCCGGAGCAGGAATCAGCAGCAG AAACCCTGGGGACACATACGGAGGACCAG GTTTCCTTAGACATCTATTCCAGGCTGAGGAAAGCAAACATTACGGATGTGGACTATGAAGACGCTATGTAA
- the FCRL1 gene encoding Fc receptor-like protein 1 isoform X5, whose amino-acid sequence MWKEDSGSYWCEAQTMASKVLRSWRSQINVHRVPVADVSLETQPPGGQVMEGDRLVLICSVAMGTGDITFLWYKGAIGLNLQTKTQRSLTAEYEIPTARESDAEQYYCVAENGYGPRPSGLVSITVRIPVSRPILMLRAPRAQAVVGDVLKLHCEALRGSHPILYWFYHEDVILGSSSAPSGGGASFNLSLTAEHSGNYSCEANNGLGAQRSEEVTLNFTVPTGARSNHLTSGVIEGLLGTLGPATVALLFCYGLKRKIGRRSTRDPLRSLPSPVPQEFPYLNSPTPGQLQPTYENVNVVSGHDVYSLVYYNQPEQESAAAETLGTHTEDQVSLDIYSRLRKANITDVDYEDAM is encoded by the exons ATGTGGAAAGAAGACTCAGGGTCCTACTGGTGCGAGGCACAGACAATGGCATCCAAAGTCTTGAGGAGCTGGAGATCCCAGATAAATGTGCACA GGGTCCCTGTTGCTGATGTGAGCTTGGAGACTCAGCCCCCAGGAGGACAGGTGATGGAGGGAGACAGACTGGTCCTCATCTGCTCAGTTGCTATGGGGACAGGAGACATCACCTTCCTTTGGTACAAAGGGGCTATAGGTTTAAACCTTCAGACAAAGACCCAGCGTTCACTGACAGCAGAGTATGAGATTCCTACAGCAAGGGAGAGTGATGCTGAGCAATACTACTGTGTAGCTGAAAATGGCTATGGTCCCAGACCCAGTGGGCTGGTGAGCATCACTGTCAGAA TCCCAGTGTCTCGTCCCATCCTCATGCTCAGGGCTCCCAGGGCCCAGGCTGTGGTGGGGGATGTGCTGAAGCTTCACTGTGAGGCCCTGAGAGGCTCTCATCCGATCCTGTACTGGTTTTATCATGAGGATGTCATCTTGGGGAGCAGCTCAGCCCCCTCTGGAGGAGGAGCCTCTTTCAACCTTTCCCTGACTGCAGAACATTCTGGAAACTACTCCTGTGAGGCCAACAATGGCCTAGGGGCCCAGCGCAGTGAGGAGGTGACACTCAACTTCACAG TGCCTACTGGGGCCAGAAGCAATCATCTTACCTCAGGAGTCATTGAGGGGCTCCTCGGCACCCTTGGTCCTGCCACTGTGGCCTTATTATTTTGCTACggcctcaaaagaaaaatag gaAGACGTTCAACCAGGGATCCACTCAG GAGCCTTCCCAGCCCTGTACCCCAAGAGTTCCCCTACCTCAACTCACCTACCCCAGGACAGCTACAGCCTACATATGAAAATG TGAATGTTGTAAGTGGGCACGATGTTTATTCGTTGGTGTACTATAACCAGCCGGAGCAGGAATCAGCAGCAG CAGAAACCCTGGGGACACATACGGAGGACCAG GTTTCCTTAGACATCTATTCCAGGCTGAGGAAAGCAAACATTACGGATGTGGACTATGAAGACGCTATGTAA
- the FCRL1 gene encoding Fc receptor-like protein 1 isoform X4, whose protein sequence is MLPRLLLLLLICAPLCEPAELLLIVSPSHPTEGSPVTLTCKMPFLQSSDAQFQFCFFRDAQALGPGWSSSPKLQIANMWKEDSGSYWCEAQTMASKVLRSWRSQINVHRVPVADVSLETQPPGGQVMEGDRLVLICSVAMGTGDITFLWYKGAIGLNLQTKTQRSLTAEYEIPTARESDAEQYYCVAENGYGPRPSGLVSITVRIPVSRPILMLRAPRAQAVVGDVLKLHCEALRGSHPILYWFYHEDVILGSSSAPSGGGASFNLSLTAEHSGNYSCEANNGLGAQRSEEVTLNFTGRRSTRDPLRSLPSPVPQEFPYLNSPTPGQLQPTYENVNVVSGHDVYSLVYYNQPEQESAAAETLGTHTEDQVSLDIYSRLRKANITDVDYEDAM, encoded by the exons AGCTGTTGTTGATAGTCAGCCCCTCCCATCCCACAGAGGGGAGCCCAGTGACCCTGACGTGTAAGATGCCCTTTCTACAGAGTTCAGATGCCCAGTTCCAGTTCTGCTTCTTCAGAGATGCCCAGGCCTTGGGCCCGGGCTGGAGCAGCTCCCCCAAGCTCCAGATCGCCAACATGTGGAAAGAAGACTCAGGGTCCTACTGGTGCGAGGCACAGACAATGGCATCCAAAGTCTTGAGGAGCTGGAGATCCCAGATAAATGTGCACA GGGTCCCTGTTGCTGATGTGAGCTTGGAGACTCAGCCCCCAGGAGGACAGGTGATGGAGGGAGACAGACTGGTCCTCATCTGCTCAGTTGCTATGGGGACAGGAGACATCACCTTCCTTTGGTACAAAGGGGCTATAGGTTTAAACCTTCAGACAAAGACCCAGCGTTCACTGACAGCAGAGTATGAGATTCCTACAGCAAGGGAGAGTGATGCTGAGCAATACTACTGTGTAGCTGAAAATGGCTATGGTCCCAGACCCAGTGGGCTGGTGAGCATCACTGTCAGAA TCCCAGTGTCTCGTCCCATCCTCATGCTCAGGGCTCCCAGGGCCCAGGCTGTGGTGGGGGATGTGCTGAAGCTTCACTGTGAGGCCCTGAGAGGCTCTCATCCGATCCTGTACTGGTTTTATCATGAGGATGTCATCTTGGGGAGCAGCTCAGCCCCCTCTGGAGGAGGAGCCTCTTTCAACCTTTCCCTGACTGCAGAACATTCTGGAAACTACTCCTGTGAGGCCAACAATGGCCTAGGGGCCCAGCGCAGTGAGGAGGTGACACTCAACTTCACAG gaAGACGTTCAACCAGGGATCCACTCAG GAGCCTTCCCAGCCCTGTACCCCAAGAGTTCCCCTACCTCAACTCACCTACCCCAGGACAGCTACAGCCTACATATGAAAATG TGAATGTTGTAAGTGGGCACGATGTTTATTCGTTGGTGTACTATAACCAGCCGGAGCAGGAATCAGCAGCAG CAGAAACCCTGGGGACACATACGGAGGACCAG GTTTCCTTAGACATCTATTCCAGGCTGAGGAAAGCAAACATTACGGATGTGGACTATGAAGACGCTATGTAA
- the FCRL1 gene encoding Fc receptor-like protein 1 isoform X1, with product MLPRLLLLLLICAPLCEPAELLLIVSPSHPTEGSPVTLTCKMPFLQSSDAQFQFCFFRDAQALGPGWSSSPKLQIANMWKEDSGSYWCEAQTMASKVLRSWRSQINVHRVPVADVSLETQPPGGQVMEGDRLVLICSVAMGTGDITFLWYKGAIGLNLQTKTQRSLTAEYEIPTARESDAEQYYCVAENGYGPRPSGLVSITVRIPVSRPILMLRAPRAQAVVGDVLKLHCEALRGSHPILYWFYHEDVILGSSSAPSGGGASFNLSLTAEHSGNYSCEANNGLGAQRSEEVTLNFTVPTGARSNHLTSGVIEGLLGTLGPATVALLFCYGLKRKIGRRSTRDPLRSLPSPVPQEFPYLNSPTPGQLQPTYENVNVVSGHDVYSLVYYNQPEQESAAAETLGTHTEDQVSLDIYSRLRKANITDVDYEDAM from the exons AGCTGTTGTTGATAGTCAGCCCCTCCCATCCCACAGAGGGGAGCCCAGTGACCCTGACGTGTAAGATGCCCTTTCTACAGAGTTCAGATGCCCAGTTCCAGTTCTGCTTCTTCAGAGATGCCCAGGCCTTGGGCCCGGGCTGGAGCAGCTCCCCCAAGCTCCAGATCGCCAACATGTGGAAAGAAGACTCAGGGTCCTACTGGTGCGAGGCACAGACAATGGCATCCAAAGTCTTGAGGAGCTGGAGATCCCAGATAAATGTGCACA GGGTCCCTGTTGCTGATGTGAGCTTGGAGACTCAGCCCCCAGGAGGACAGGTGATGGAGGGAGACAGACTGGTCCTCATCTGCTCAGTTGCTATGGGGACAGGAGACATCACCTTCCTTTGGTACAAAGGGGCTATAGGTTTAAACCTTCAGACAAAGACCCAGCGTTCACTGACAGCAGAGTATGAGATTCCTACAGCAAGGGAGAGTGATGCTGAGCAATACTACTGTGTAGCTGAAAATGGCTATGGTCCCAGACCCAGTGGGCTGGTGAGCATCACTGTCAGAA TCCCAGTGTCTCGTCCCATCCTCATGCTCAGGGCTCCCAGGGCCCAGGCTGTGGTGGGGGATGTGCTGAAGCTTCACTGTGAGGCCCTGAGAGGCTCTCATCCGATCCTGTACTGGTTTTATCATGAGGATGTCATCTTGGGGAGCAGCTCAGCCCCCTCTGGAGGAGGAGCCTCTTTCAACCTTTCCCTGACTGCAGAACATTCTGGAAACTACTCCTGTGAGGCCAACAATGGCCTAGGGGCCCAGCGCAGTGAGGAGGTGACACTCAACTTCACAG TGCCTACTGGGGCCAGAAGCAATCATCTTACCTCAGGAGTCATTGAGGGGCTCCTCGGCACCCTTGGTCCTGCCACTGTGGCCTTATTATTTTGCTACggcctcaaaagaaaaatag gaAGACGTTCAACCAGGGATCCACTCAG GAGCCTTCCCAGCCCTGTACCCCAAGAGTTCCCCTACCTCAACTCACCTACCCCAGGACAGCTACAGCCTACATATGAAAATG TGAATGTTGTAAGTGGGCACGATGTTTATTCGTTGGTGTACTATAACCAGCCGGAGCAGGAATCAGCAGCAG CAGAAACCCTGGGGACACATACGGAGGACCAG GTTTCCTTAGACATCTATTCCAGGCTGAGGAAAGCAAACATTACGGATGTGGACTATGAAGACGCTATGTAA
- the FCRL1 gene encoding Fc receptor-like protein 1 isoform X3 has protein sequence MLPRLLLLLLICELLLIVSPSHPTEGSPVTLTCKMPFLQSSDAQFQFCFFRDAQALGPGWSSSPKLQIANMWKEDSGSYWCEAQTMASKVLRSWRSQINVHRVPVADVSLETQPPGGQVMEGDRLVLICSVAMGTGDITFLWYKGAIGLNLQTKTQRSLTAEYEIPTARESDAEQYYCVAENGYGPRPSGLVSITVRIPVSRPILMLRAPRAQAVVGDVLKLHCEALRGSHPILYWFYHEDVILGSSSAPSGGGASFNLSLTAEHSGNYSCEANNGLGAQRSEEVTLNFTVPTGARSNHLTSGVIEGLLGTLGPATVALLFCYGLKRKIGRRSTRDPLRSLPSPVPQEFPYLNSPTPGQLQPTYENVNVVSGHDVYSLVYYNQPEQESAAAETLGTHTEDQVSLDIYSRLRKANITDVDYEDAM, from the exons AGCTGTTGTTGATAGTCAGCCCCTCCCATCCCACAGAGGGGAGCCCAGTGACCCTGACGTGTAAGATGCCCTTTCTACAGAGTTCAGATGCCCAGTTCCAGTTCTGCTTCTTCAGAGATGCCCAGGCCTTGGGCCCGGGCTGGAGCAGCTCCCCCAAGCTCCAGATCGCCAACATGTGGAAAGAAGACTCAGGGTCCTACTGGTGCGAGGCACAGACAATGGCATCCAAAGTCTTGAGGAGCTGGAGATCCCAGATAAATGTGCACA GGGTCCCTGTTGCTGATGTGAGCTTGGAGACTCAGCCCCCAGGAGGACAGGTGATGGAGGGAGACAGACTGGTCCTCATCTGCTCAGTTGCTATGGGGACAGGAGACATCACCTTCCTTTGGTACAAAGGGGCTATAGGTTTAAACCTTCAGACAAAGACCCAGCGTTCACTGACAGCAGAGTATGAGATTCCTACAGCAAGGGAGAGTGATGCTGAGCAATACTACTGTGTAGCTGAAAATGGCTATGGTCCCAGACCCAGTGGGCTGGTGAGCATCACTGTCAGAA TCCCAGTGTCTCGTCCCATCCTCATGCTCAGGGCTCCCAGGGCCCAGGCTGTGGTGGGGGATGTGCTGAAGCTTCACTGTGAGGCCCTGAGAGGCTCTCATCCGATCCTGTACTGGTTTTATCATGAGGATGTCATCTTGGGGAGCAGCTCAGCCCCCTCTGGAGGAGGAGCCTCTTTCAACCTTTCCCTGACTGCAGAACATTCTGGAAACTACTCCTGTGAGGCCAACAATGGCCTAGGGGCCCAGCGCAGTGAGGAGGTGACACTCAACTTCACAG TGCCTACTGGGGCCAGAAGCAATCATCTTACCTCAGGAGTCATTGAGGGGCTCCTCGGCACCCTTGGTCCTGCCACTGTGGCCTTATTATTTTGCTACggcctcaaaagaaaaatag gaAGACGTTCAACCAGGGATCCACTCAG GAGCCTTCCCAGCCCTGTACCCCAAGAGTTCCCCTACCTCAACTCACCTACCCCAGGACAGCTACAGCCTACATATGAAAATG TGAATGTTGTAAGTGGGCACGATGTTTATTCGTTGGTGTACTATAACCAGCCGGAGCAGGAATCAGCAGCAG CAGAAACCCTGGGGACACATACGGAGGACCAG GTTTCCTTAGACATCTATTCCAGGCTGAGGAAAGCAAACATTACGGATGTGGACTATGAAGACGCTATGTAA